The following DNA comes from Cyanobacteria bacterium GSL.Bin1.
TCGGGGGTGCGATCTTTCCGGCAATGATTTTAGCGCGTAGTGATGACAATGCAGCGGTGTTGGCGAGTGTGGAAGCAGCCAGTGTTATTGGCGGGTTAATGGGAGCAACATTTCTCAGTATTTGGGGTGGATTTCAGCGTCGAATTCATGGCTTATTGCTGGGTTCGATTTTGTCTCGAATCAGTGGTGTTGTTTTAGGGTTGGCACCGTTGCCTTGGATTTGGTCAACAGCTCGGTTCTGGCAAACGTTTTTCGGGTCTTTTGTCGGCAGTTCCAATCAAGCGATTTGGCTGTCGAAGGTGGAACCAGCGGTGCAAGGGCGGGTGTTTACGTCTCGCTATCTGATTGCTCAAGTTGCCTCACCCATTGGAATCGCAGTTGCCGGACCGTTGGCAGATTTTGTTTTTGAACCCGCGATGCAACCCACTGGCCTACTGGCAGGTGTCTTTGGTGGCGTGTTTGGTACCAGTGAAGGGTCAGGGATGGCGTTGCAATTTACACTGGTTTCTCTTCTGGGGAGCGCGATGCCGAGGGCACGAGCTTCGCTCTACGCGCTTGGTGGCTATTTATTTCCCGTATTACGGGATGTGGAAAAGATTGTACCTGATCATGAGATTAATTCTTAGCTTAGAATAATCCGACTGCAATTTGTATCGCAGTTTGGATTTGAGTTAAGGAATCTGGAGTAATTGCTTCGTAAGGATTTTGTTCCAAATATCGCTTGGCAATGGTTGTTATAAGATCGCACATTGCTACCGAATCTACCTCTAATCCGCCTTCTCCTTTAGCAATCAGTGGACGACAGGGATTGATACTAGAAGAAGAAATATCTGACGAAAACGGAACCACCAATACAGTTGAACTGTACTGATTACGAAGATCAATCGAAATCACAACCACAGGACGCTTTTTCGTATCTCCCGACTGACGTAACGC
Coding sequences within:
- a CDS encoding type II toxin-antitoxin system PemK/MazF family toxin translates to MTNSSTFPRQGEIYLCKALRQSGDTKKRPVVVISIDLRNQYSSTVLVVPFSSDISSSSINPCRPLIAKGEGGLEVDSVAMCDLITTIAKRYLEQNPYEAITPDSLTQIQTAIQIAVGLF